A single window of Gemmatimonadaceae bacterium DNA harbors:
- a CDS encoding SWIB/MDM2 domain-containing protein — protein MAAAKKSAKKAAKKAAPKKAAKKAAPKKAAPKKAAAKKAAPAKKAAPKKAAKKATKRAPNPAFMKAMTPSAVLAAIVGDKPLARTDSVKKLWAYIKKNGLQDQKNKRQINADDKLKALFGGKKSADMFEMMKFMNANLS, from the coding sequence ATGGCCGCTGCGAAGAAGTCCGCGAAGAAGGCTGCGAAGAAGGCTGCTCCGAAGAAGGCTGCCAAGAAGGCCGCCCCGAAGAAGGCCGCGCCGAAGAAGGCTGCCGCCAAGAAGGCGGCGCCGGCCAAGAAGGCCGCCCCGAAGAAGGCCGCCAAGAAGGCGACTAAGCGTGCCCCGAACCCGGCGTTCATGAAGGCGATGACGCCGTCGGCCGTGCTGGCCGCGATCGTTGGCGACAAGCCGCTGGCGCGCACGGACTCCGTCAAGAAGCTCTGGGCCTACATCAAGAAGAACGGCCTCCAGGACCAGAAGAACAAGCGCCAGATCAACGCCGACGACAAGCTCAAGGCTCTGTTTGGCGGCAAGAAGTCGGCTGACATGTTCGAGATGATGAAGTTCATGAACGCAAACCTCTCGTAA
- a CDS encoding alpha/beta fold hydrolase, which yields MGRPLHRAAAVARALSRRARRRSWGAARSVGAGWWLAVALGACRAPAASVVDRFDVRVPVGTAGGELVLAGTLTVPSRSDGTRAPVALILGGSGPQNRDGARDDLPGYQPWQEVADSLAGRGIASLRLDDRGTAASTGQFAGSTTVDFAHDAEAAVRWLQTAPSVDGTRLALIGHSEGALVALLAAPALPPVRALVLLGAASRPGRELARWQRQAVVTRDLAAFPPPMRTPVLSAAEGEAERLAEREPWLRTWFALDPRDAARTAARTTHAPVLLVHGETDQQVPVAQAAELAAALREGGARVRVERVPRTNHLFLADDDGGPEGYVRLVDRRVHPAALGAIAGFLEGALGAR from the coding sequence ATGGGACGTCCGCTCCATCGCGCTGCTGCGGTCGCTCGCGCCCTGAGCCGTCGCGCGCGTCGGCGTTCGTGGGGGGCGGCGCGCAGCGTCGGTGCCGGGTGGTGGCTCGCCGTTGCCCTCGGCGCCTGTCGCGCGCCGGCGGCGTCGGTGGTGGATCGCTTCGACGTGCGCGTGCCCGTGGGCACCGCGGGTGGGGAGCTCGTGCTCGCCGGCACGTTGACGGTGCCGAGCCGGAGCGATGGGACGCGCGCGCCGGTGGCACTCATCCTGGGCGGCTCGGGACCACAGAATCGCGACGGGGCGCGCGACGATCTGCCGGGCTATCAGCCGTGGCAGGAGGTGGCCGATTCGCTGGCGGGGCGTGGTATCGCGTCGCTCCGTCTCGATGACCGCGGGACGGCCGCATCGACCGGGCAGTTCGCCGGCAGTACGACCGTGGACTTCGCGCACGACGCCGAGGCGGCGGTACGCTGGCTGCAGACGGCGCCATCGGTGGATGGCACCCGCCTGGCGTTGATCGGGCACAGCGAAGGGGCGCTGGTGGCGCTGCTCGCGGCGCCCGCGCTGCCGCCGGTGCGTGCGCTCGTGCTGCTGGGGGCGGCGTCACGCCCCGGTCGTGAACTCGCCCGCTGGCAGCGGCAGGCGGTGGTCACCCGCGATCTGGCGGCGTTTCCACCGCCGATGCGCACGCCCGTCCTCTCGGCCGCCGAAGGTGAAGCCGAGCGGCTGGCCGAGCGGGAGCCGTGGCTCCGCACCTGGTTCGCGCTCGACCCGCGCGACGCCGCCCGCACGGCCGCGCGCACGACGCATGCGCCGGTCCTGCTCGTCCACGGCGAGACGGATCAGCAGGTGCCGGTCGCACAGGCGGCCGAGTTGGCGGCCGCGCTCCGCGAGGGTGGTGCGCGGGTGCGCGTCGAGCGGGTGCCCCGGACCAATCACCTGTTCCTCGCCGATGACGATGGCGGCCCGGAGGGGTACGTCCGACTGGTCGATCGGCGCGTGCACCCGGCGGCACTCGGGGCGATCGCGGGGTTTCTCGAGGGCGCATTGGGCGCGCGCTGA
- the lepB gene encoding signal peptidase I, whose translation MAAKPSSSDRSSVSQLRSGTKSGGGSSGGASTWENIKAILVTVAIFLAIRTFLIEAYRIPSGSMIPTLLVGDWLFVNKLAYGPHVPFTNVNLPGYDEPERGDVVVFVSPTQIDQPEDPNPTLVKRLVAVAGDTIYMRGGLLHVNGQPQPQGPAAAQNPKQDGGFSHPLFQWQHQFELKGSRFGEPPAQPTLDDWGPLVVPAKHLFMLGDNRYDSKDARYWGMVPRENVRGRPVFVYYSYRNSDESDRPFPFITDIRWGRLGTIIR comes from the coding sequence GTGGCCGCGAAGCCGTCCTCGTCCGATCGCTCCTCCGTCTCCCAGCTCCGCTCCGGCACGAAGAGCGGCGGGGGCTCGTCCGGGGGCGCCTCCACCTGGGAGAACATCAAGGCGATTCTCGTCACGGTGGCGATCTTCCTCGCCATCCGGACGTTCCTGATCGAGGCGTACCGCATCCCCTCGGGGAGCATGATCCCGACGCTGCTCGTCGGGGATTGGCTGTTCGTCAACAAGCTGGCCTACGGCCCGCACGTTCCGTTCACGAACGTGAACCTGCCGGGGTACGACGAACCCGAGCGTGGCGACGTGGTGGTGTTCGTGTCGCCCACCCAGATCGACCAGCCGGAAGATCCGAATCCCACGCTGGTGAAGCGCCTCGTCGCCGTCGCCGGTGACACGATCTACATGCGCGGTGGGCTGCTGCACGTGAATGGGCAGCCGCAGCCCCAGGGGCCGGCCGCCGCGCAGAACCCCAAGCAGGACGGCGGCTTCTCGCATCCGCTCTTCCAGTGGCAGCATCAGTTCGAGCTCAAGGGCTCGCGCTTTGGCGAGCCGCCCGCGCAGCCCACGCTCGACGACTGGGGGCCGCTGGTGGTGCCGGCCAAGCATCTCTTCATGCTCGGCGACAACCGCTACGACTCCAAGGACGCCCGCTATTGGGGGATGGTGCCGCGCGAGAATGTGCGCGGGCGCCCGGTGTTCGTGTACTACTCGTACCGCAACAGCGATGAGTCCGACCGTCCGTTCCCCTTCATCACCGACATCCGGTGGGGGCGGCTGGGGACGATCATCCGGTGA
- a CDS encoding esterase family protein, which translates to MARGVGALAVALALGAGVARAQSAPPANATPATFPRGTVRMDTVWGNAIGARKALRVYLPPSYASSPTRRYPLLVYLHGLGGNEKNWVDNGALDRTMDSLVAAGTPEAIIAMPDGDDSWYTTWGQLPDVPACTGDTSRKEPAATYCVPWPRYDDYIERDVVDHMDHHYRTRADRAHRAIAGLSMGGYGAITLALAHPDRFAAAASHSGVLSPRLLPGMVAPDANRYATSMAQLQQAARGLWKSQRLAFGPDTIAWRARDPVVMLGRLLPRVQAGQALMPALYFDVGADDPWLLHNRDFNAALASAGVPRRYGEFTGGHTWTYWRVHAEDSLEFLLAVVGKP; encoded by the coding sequence ATGGCGCGTGGGGTCGGGGCGTTGGCCGTCGCGCTGGCGCTCGGCGCCGGCGTGGCGCGCGCGCAGAGTGCGCCGCCCGCCAACGCGACGCCCGCCACGTTTCCCCGCGGGACCGTCCGCATGGACACCGTGTGGGGGAACGCGATCGGCGCCCGAAAGGCCCTTCGCGTCTACCTCCCGCCGAGTTACGCGTCGAGCCCCACCAGGCGCTATCCGCTCCTCGTGTATCTGCACGGCCTGGGCGGCAACGAAAAGAACTGGGTCGATAACGGCGCGCTCGATCGCACGATGGACTCGCTCGTGGCCGCGGGGACACCGGAAGCGATCATTGCCATGCCCGATGGTGACGACAGCTGGTACACCACCTGGGGGCAGCTGCCCGACGTCCCGGCGTGCACCGGCGACACGAGTCGCAAGGAACCGGCGGCGACCTACTGTGTCCCGTGGCCGCGCTACGACGATTACATCGAGCGCGACGTGGTGGACCACATGGACCACCACTACCGCACCAGGGCCGACCGCGCGCATCGCGCCATCGCCGGCCTGAGCATGGGCGGGTACGGCGCCATCACGCTCGCGCTTGCTCACCCCGATCGGTTTGCCGCCGCCGCCAGTCACTCCGGCGTCCTCTCGCCGCGGCTCCTCCCCGGCATGGTGGCGCCCGACGCCAATCGCTACGCCACCAGCATGGCGCAGCTGCAGCAGGCGGCGCGCGGGCTCTGGAAGTCGCAGCGGCTGGCCTTTGGTCCCGATACGATCGCGTGGCGGGCCCGCGACCCCGTCGTGATGCTCGGGCGCCTGCTGCCGCGCGTGCAGGCCGGTCAGGCGCTGATGCCGGCGTTGTACTTCGATGTGGGCGCTGACGACCCCTGGCTGCTCCACAACCGCGACTTCAATGCGGCGCTTGCCAGCGCCGGCGTGCCGCGGCGCTACGGCGAGTTCACCGGCGGGCATACGTGGACCTATTGGCGGGTGCACGCCGAGGACAGTCTGGAATTCCTCCTCGCCGTCGTCGGCAAGCCATAA
- a CDS encoding deoxyribonuclease IV: protein MLLLGAHCLDTGGIPMAARRAGRAGMQALQIFSAIPKYYNDKVGVKPDRLARFREALAEAGIRPEHVIVHAAYVLNCATPDEEKWARAAAGLAKEFERSTALGVGGVCFHPGAATDGDRDAACARVSEAMRRALAHVPDGATRLLIENTAGAGTTVGRTPEEVALMLSGIPAAQRHRTGYGLDTCHLFASGFPINESPQALTGVLDAFESATGEPPAFFHLNDSEGALGSNKDRHKLIGEGLIGADAFGWLLHDRRAQQIPLILETPQEIETVAEDDDTPDPWDVRSIALLRSLAP, encoded by the coding sequence ATGCTGCTGCTCGGCGCCCATTGTCTCGACACCGGTGGCATTCCGATGGCCGCCCGCCGCGCCGGTCGCGCCGGCATGCAGGCGCTCCAGATCTTCAGCGCGATTCCCAAGTACTACAACGACAAGGTCGGCGTGAAGCCGGATCGCCTGGCGCGCTTCCGGGAAGCGCTGGCGGAGGCCGGGATTCGCCCCGAGCACGTGATCGTGCACGCCGCGTACGTACTGAACTGCGCCACGCCCGATGAAGAAAAGTGGGCCCGCGCAGCGGCCGGCCTCGCCAAGGAATTCGAACGGTCCACGGCGCTCGGCGTGGGCGGCGTCTGCTTTCACCCCGGGGCCGCCACCGATGGCGACCGCGACGCGGCCTGTGCGCGGGTGAGCGAGGCGATGCGCCGCGCGCTGGCCCACGTTCCGGACGGCGCGACGCGTCTGCTCATCGAGAACACCGCCGGCGCCGGCACGACCGTAGGGCGGACGCCGGAGGAAGTGGCGCTCATGCTCAGCGGCATTCCGGCGGCCCAGCGCCATCGCACCGGGTACGGCCTCGACACCTGCCATCTCTTTGCGTCGGGATTCCCGATCAACGAATCGCCGCAGGCGCTCACCGGGGTGCTCGATGCCTTCGAATCGGCGACGGGTGAGCCGCCGGCGTTCTTCCACTTGAATGACAGCGAAGGCGCGCTGGGCTCGAACAAGGACCGGCACAAGCTGATCGGCGAGGGGCTGATCGGCGCCGACGCATTCGGCTGGCTGCTGCACGATCGGCGGGCGCAGCAGATCCCACTCATCCTCGAAACGCCGCAGGAGATCGAAACGGTGGCGGAGGATGACGACACCCCCGATCCATGGGACGTCCGCTCCATCGCGCTGCTGCGGTCGCTCGCGCCCTGA
- the pruA gene encoding L-glutamate gamma-semialdehyde dehydrogenase, producing MSFAAFDGTRRVPPAVNEPVRSYAPGSRERASLEARLAQMAAEVAEIPVVVGGRRIQTGDTGTVNMPCDHQHVLARYHKATPALVHEAIAAAAEAKKEWASWRWEDRAAVFLRAAELLTTTWRDTILAATMLGQAKTVHQAEIDAACELIDFWRFNAQFAQELYNEQPLSDHSMWNQLDYRPLEGFVYAVTPFNFTAIGGNLPGAPALMGNTVLWKPSATATLSSWYTFLLLEEAGLPKGVINFLPGDAAMISDIALTHRDLAGVHFTGSTGVFNSMWETVGKNMNKYRSYPRIVGETGGKDFIVAHPSADPQALAVGMVRGAFEYQGQKCSAASRAYIPASLWPTVKERCVKMMGEMKQGDTRDFTNFVAAVIDERAFTRLAAAIDEAKANATIVAGGGYDKSKGWFIQPTIIETKDPNYRTLCEELFGPVLTVYVYDDAKWLETLAIVDSTSPYALTGAVFSNDRQGVREAMSVLRHAAGNFYINDKPTGAVVGQQPFGGARGSGTNDKAGSKSNLMRWTSTRTIKETFSPPLDWKYPYLG from the coding sequence ATGTCCTTTGCTGCTTTCGACGGGACGCGCCGCGTGCCGCCCGCTGTGAACGAACCGGTGCGGAGCTACGCGCCGGGCTCCCGTGAACGCGCGTCGCTCGAAGCGCGCCTGGCCCAGATGGCGGCCGAGGTGGCCGAAATCCCCGTGGTCGTGGGCGGGCGTCGGATTCAGACCGGCGATACCGGCACCGTGAACATGCCCTGTGATCATCAGCACGTGCTGGCGCGCTACCACAAGGCGACGCCGGCGCTGGTGCACGAGGCCATCGCCGCGGCGGCCGAGGCCAAGAAGGAATGGGCGAGCTGGCGCTGGGAAGACCGCGCCGCGGTGTTCCTCCGGGCGGCGGAGCTGCTGACCACCACGTGGCGCGACACGATCCTCGCGGCCACGATGCTCGGCCAGGCCAAGACCGTGCATCAGGCCGAGATCGATGCGGCGTGCGAGCTCATCGACTTCTGGCGCTTCAATGCCCAGTTCGCGCAGGAGCTCTACAACGAGCAGCCGCTGAGCGACCACTCGATGTGGAACCAGCTCGACTACCGCCCGCTCGAAGGGTTCGTGTACGCGGTCACGCCCTTCAACTTCACGGCCATCGGCGGCAACCTGCCGGGTGCGCCGGCACTGATGGGCAACACGGTGCTCTGGAAGCCGAGCGCGACGGCCACGCTGTCGAGCTGGTACACGTTCCTGCTCCTCGAGGAAGCCGGGCTGCCCAAGGGCGTGATCAATTTCCTCCCGGGCGACGCGGCGATGATCTCCGACATCGCGCTCACACACCGCGATCTGGCTGGCGTGCACTTCACCGGCTCGACCGGCGTCTTTAACAGCATGTGGGAGACGGTCGGCAAGAACATGAACAAGTACCGCTCGTACCCGCGCATCGTGGGCGAGACGGGGGGCAAAGATTTCATCGTGGCGCATCCGAGCGCCGACCCGCAGGCGCTGGCCGTGGGCATGGTGCGCGGCGCCTTCGAGTATCAGGGGCAGAAGTGCTCGGCGGCGAGCCGCGCCTACATCCCGGCGTCGCTCTGGCCCACCGTGAAGGAACGCTGCGTGAAGATGATGGGCGAGATGAAGCAGGGCGACACGCGCGACTTCACGAACTTCGTGGCCGCCGTGATCGACGAGCGCGCCTTCACGCGCCTGGCGGCCGCGATCGACGAAGCCAAGGCGAACGCGACGATCGTGGCCGGCGGTGGCTACGACAAGTCGAAGGGGTGGTTCATCCAGCCCACGATCATCGAGACCAAGGACCCGAACTACCGCACGCTGTGCGAGGAGCTCTTCGGGCCCGTGCTCACCGTTTATGTCTACGACGATGCGAAGTGGCTCGAAACGCTGGCGATCGTCGACAGCACGTCGCCCTATGCGCTCACCGGTGCCGTGTTCTCGAACGATCGGCAGGGCGTGCGGGAAGCGATGAGCGTGCTGCGCCACGCGGCCGGCAACTTCTACATCAACGACAAGCCGACGGGCGCCGTGGTCGGGCAGCAGCCGTTCGGTGGCGCGCGCGGCTCGGGCACCAACGACAAGGCCGGCTCCAAGTCGAACCTCATGCGCTGGACGAGCACGCGCACGATCAAGGAGACGTTCTCGCCGCCGCTCGACTGGAAGTACCCCTACCTGGGCTGA